One stretch of Corallococcus soli DNA includes these proteins:
- a CDS encoding arginase family protein, with product MSPRLRHALCPDEHRARSVLFGANTQGAGFSESARGRSDAPRTLFTADFMRDADNESPSLTESLEDGAGLFDAGNLPVEGLAVPAQLSVVRDRFASLFLRGQRAIGVGGDHHIKYAALAAVSDVFEDCGVVYVDAHPDCVQSDALAFDSILHHAWKLPHVRPERTSLFGIRQVNAREREGLREWKPGVIHAVEVVERGLPAVLDSMVAQLGGVRRVFVSVDLDGLAPHEVPAVEAPYPGGPTFRELLVLLRGLARRYELVGLDVSEFIPELDPARLTALVTARLVKEFAALPSPG from the coding sequence GTGAGCCCGCGCCTGCGCCATGCCCTGTGTCCCGACGAGCACCGGGCGCGCTCCGTGCTGTTCGGCGCCAACACGCAGGGGGCCGGCTTCTCCGAGAGCGCACGGGGCCGCTCCGACGCGCCCCGGACCCTCTTCACCGCCGACTTCATGCGCGACGCGGACAACGAGTCCCCGTCCCTCACGGAGTCGCTGGAGGACGGGGCTGGCCTGTTCGACGCGGGGAACCTGCCCGTGGAGGGGCTCGCGGTGCCCGCGCAGCTGTCCGTCGTGCGCGACCGCTTCGCGTCGTTGTTCCTCCGGGGACAGCGCGCCATTGGCGTGGGCGGGGACCACCACATCAAGTACGCCGCCCTGGCCGCGGTGAGCGACGTGTTCGAGGACTGCGGCGTCGTCTACGTGGACGCCCACCCGGACTGCGTCCAGAGCGACGCGCTGGCCTTCGACTCCATCCTCCACCACGCCTGGAAGCTGCCCCACGTCCGGCCGGAGCGGACCAGCCTGTTCGGCATCCGGCAGGTGAACGCGCGCGAGCGCGAGGGGCTGCGCGAGTGGAAGCCGGGCGTCATCCACGCCGTGGAGGTGGTGGAGCGGGGCCTGCCGGCGGTGCTCGACTCCATGGTCGCGCAGCTCGGCGGCGTGCGGCGCGTGTTCGTGTCCGTGGACCTGGACGGGCTCGCGCCCCACGAGGTCCCCGCCGTGGAGGCGCCCTACCCTGGCGGCCCCACGTTCCGCGAGCTGCTGGTGCTCCTGCGCGGGCTGGCCCGACGCTACGAGCTGGTGGGACTGGACGTCAGCGAGTTCATCCCGGAGCTGGATCCGGCGCGGCTCACCGCGCTCGTCACCGCGCGGTTGGTGAAGGAGTTCGCGGCCCTTCCGTCGCCAGGCTGA